Within Syngnathus scovelli strain Florida chromosome 22, RoL_Ssco_1.2, whole genome shotgun sequence, the genomic segment TTTAGTGTCAAAGCAACCTACGACTTACCTCCCAAAAAATACTTGAATCAAACGACTAGATGTTGGCCGACAGGACGAGGTCTCATCATTGGTTATCAGTCCTCACCAGGACTTCCTAACGTCACGCAGACCGTCTGTCCTCTCTGGGTCGTGACCAGTCCATTTCCTACAAGATAACAGACGCTCCAGGACACCAGGGTgccgaagggggggggggggagacgctGCCTGCTTTGGCACATTGCTTCGGTGTCTTTGCTGGCCAGTAAGCATGGGAGAGAAGTGAGAACAAtaggtggaggtgggggggaaatACTTTCGATCAACATCCTGGTTCCCAAGGAGGGTGTGGTAGCAGGAGATGGAAGAAGAATCTTTTCATGTGGGcctggaattaaaaaaataaaataaaattagtaaAAGTGTGACACAATTGCGTAACAACATTTTATATTGATTTACTACCATGAGACAGTTTCAAGAACATAAATGTGCTACCAGAACTTCCCTTTTATTGTTTTCAATATTTACGAGTTGGAGCATCTTGCTTGTGTACGTTTTGCTTTTATTACCTCTGCCAAGGAAGTTATAAGACTTTATAGGCACGCTGGGTCCATTGTGGCCCCACTCAACCAAATATGGTTCCCTTTCTTTTGGACCTAATAAGGACAATACGAGGGTGTATTAACCGAGACGTGCATTTTTGAGTTTTGATTGCTGACGCAGGATGTCATCATTTATACATATCCCGACAGCAGTTTGACATTTCGTGACATATGGCCTCCACAGTATGAGCTCACATTCTTCTCTCGAATGCCATGATGCTCTCCCAGGTGTCAGACATTCATCAAGCCCAGCGACTGGTACCGACCCGGACCTCCTCTGCACCGCATGGTGTCCCGCCTTGTTttcgttcatttttttttaaaaatctggcTCGTCGTAGCATTTCAACTCCTGGTTGCAACATCCATCAGAGCAAATTAGCTATGTTAATCAGATGAATCAATTTATAGGTGGGATTTAAAGCTATCTTGATTCACGTCTGACCCGTGACGAGTGTAATAATGAACTTTTATTATTAACTTCCTCCCCAGCTTGTGTCAACACACAAGTTTGGTTTCCAAGGACGGGGAGTGTGTGGATAATGCGTGTGGCCGGCCATTTGCATTTGGCAGTTAAATTTACAGCGTCTCTTCATGTTCTCTCCTCTGGCCCTCCTCCCTTTCACTCGTCTCGCTCTTTATTTCCACCGACAACACTCCCGCCCCCCCCTTACCTCCTAACGGGACCCCTCCCTTATCCGGCTTCCACCCGGTGCCCCCTCACAAAAGCGGGCCGGGTTGAATTAGCTCTCTTGGTGTAACGAGGGATGTGGAATTGTCACATGGGGGCACGTGGGGGCTCTTTGTGCGAGGTGTCACCAAAGTAATGAGAAAGATTTGTCCCACTGGCTCTTTTTGGAGCTCATTGTTTTTGTGATGGGTTCAGGGCCGCGGTCCTTGGCAAACTACTAGCTGGCCGGCAGACAAACACGCTCATAAATGTGTCCGATTTGTAGAGGGGATGTCTTCCTGAACCACTTAGCTAATTTTGACGCTTTCGGAGTCACGCTCTTGTCACCGTATTTAGCAACAAAGAGGTTGGAAGTACACGGGAGGCCGTAAAATGTAACGAGGGAGTCTGAAAAGATAATTAaggctgaaaaaaaatcactctaaATGTGGGtgcagttggaaaaaaaaaaaaaatgggggggaGGTCAAATCAAACAGTAGGAGGGCAAAGCGGGTGAGAATACCCTTTGACCTCCCGTGACCTTCCGTCAAGCGCCAGGAAATTAGCGCTTGATTTCTACTTTTTAAAACGACGTAGCCTTTTTAACATGACTATCACACGGGAGGTTTTAGTGCCTTGAACTAGTAGCACCTTTTGACCATAGTGCAAGTGTATCGGATGACCCGCAGGTGACCTACATCATGCGGAATGTGCGGGTGAGGTAAAAACAACCTCGGTGGAGATAGTGGCGGGAAAAGAAACAGATGCGGCGGTGACAGCTGAGGGTCAGAGGTTAGGAGGACAAGAAAAATACATTCAGTGAGAAACCTATAAATACATGGTGAAAAATATTATATGACATACCTCTTTGATGACATCATCTCCGATAAATGCCTCGGCTAATTGTGCTGGAATATGTCAACGGTGGGATATAATACAATAGATGGGCGGAGGTCACAATCCACAGGGGTGGTTGGAGCCAGACGCCATTGTAGTGCAGACGAGGATTGTCCACTGTGCtgcaacaaaacacacacacgaaaatGGTAGTGGTCTGCATAGGTGTGGTGTTTCCAAGTTGATTGTATTCAACATCCTGGCCTGGTTGCTAAAAATAGAGCGGCAGATGAAGATGGATAGCTATGGGCGTTGAAGGTTCATATTATTTCTATTTTGATAATTGAACgttcctttgtttgtttgttcttcctggattttttttttttaggtctttTATGTGACAACGTGCACGCAGACAACGCAACTACAGCTATCGGAGTCACCGTAGCGACGGATGCGCCCACACAAGGGATGACTGTTGCGACCGCCAAAGTGTCAACCGTTGCCATCGTAGCTACAATTAAGGGTGTAGTTGATCCCGTTACTCAAAAACTACCTACTTTAGCGCCGATGAACGGCGTCACAGTTAAGGTAACGCAGGCCCCGACGATTCCAGCGGTGGTCACCTCACTTCCCGTCACAATGGCGGCCGCTCCCAAAGTCTCGCCAGCCCCGACGCAACCGCAAACAAAGGTTGCTGCTCCCGCCTCCAGTGCGCCACCTACTGTTGGGAAAGCTCCCCTCGCCTCGGTTATAACGACAAAAGCCAGCCTGGCGGTCGCGACGACGGGCGCCGCACAAGACCCGAACCTAAACGTCATCACGGTCACGCCGAAGGGTAAAGTGTCCACAGATGGCACGACGGCGACCATTCAGGTGCCCTTGCGCACCACCGCCATCTTCAAGACAACTCAAGGGAACGTCATAACAggtgaggtgtttttttttttttttttccatccattttAACAATCACCAGTAAACATCCATTTTGATCCACTTAGCTGGAACCACTGCGACCAGCCTCCAACAGACTTCAGGGATGACCAAAGCAGCTGTGACGGGGCAGACCACCATGGGGTCCCCCATCCTGGCCTCAACCGCGACCCCCGCGGTCACAACCACAAGTGCGCCCCCTGGCGCCACATCCTTCAAAAGAGCCACAATGACCACAATCACTGGAGCTTATCCGAAGAAGTTTTCGGTAAGCTGGGACAGTacatgtttaaaataaaaattgctgacatatatttttttctttttctagtaCTCGCTGAACAATGGACAAGAGGTAGGGGTTCATCTTCTGTTCTTAAATTCTAACATTTTCGACTTCTATGTATCTCTTCACCGACTTTACCGATTGTGCCCGTTTAGAAGGAGGAAGAAAAAGATCTGGTGGAAGTGTGCAAGCGCCTCATGGGCAACCTGAGGGATGGAAACTGCACCTTGACATGGCGCCACCATAAAGGCAAACTCGTGTTCGACTGCGTGGAGATCAACGGGAAAGGTACGGCCGCCTCCTTCCATCCAACCGTAAACAAAaagtataaaatatatatttttttctcatacAGTGAAAACGGCCTTGGCGACTCAGTATTACGAGGAAATAACAAAGGTGGGTTGAATGCTGATTCGGCACATTTACGAGCCACTAACGTTTACGTTTTGTTGTCCGCATGAAGAAACCGACCGATAACAAAACCCTGATTGCcattttggcttcgtgcggcgcTCTGCTGATTATGATCATCATCCTGGCCGTGTGTGCGTCCCACCACCGCAAGCCTTACAATGAAAACCAGGTACGTTTATTTTTAATGtatgctagcaaaaaaaaaaaaacttgataaaACATCTTTGGAAACTCACCAGCAACACCTGACGGAGGAGCTGCACACGGTGGAGAacggttaccatgacaaccccaCATTGgaggtgatggaggtgcagccgGAAATGCAGGAGAAGAAGATGGCCCTCAACGGCGAGTTCAGCAACGACGGCTGGATCGTCCCCATCGACAACATGCTCAAAGAGGACATCCCCGAAGAGGAGGACACGCACCTGTAGGGAGCGCAAACCTGGCACGGATTAAACACACGACCACCGAGAAACCGGGACTGTGGAGTGGCTGAACAGATTTGACGCCTGACTTCGACATATAACACGAGTGAAGTTACACGATGTGCCTTTACAAAATATTCAATGTATTcttcgtacacacacacaccagctttTATAACCCACAGCTCAGACACTGCAAAATATGATTACATCCAAGTTggatgtattaaaaaaatacagtggtgccttgaaatACCttgtgaacacaaatggtgcagcaacacatgtagacagacaacatATTCATCTTCAGCAAGGATGCTTCTTTGTGGAGTGATCTGTTTATATAAAtatgctgccctctagtggccaggGTAAGCCGCATTGGCGTTTCCATACATTTCTATGGAACAAatttatctcaaggcaccattgTATCAGTCTGGCACAATTTCACAGCCCAGCTAAAAGCTTCTTATTGCCAAACactgtaaatattttattagtGTTATTGTTGATACTGGATGGTTCATTTGTTCAAATGTGCTCAAATGATTTCCTTCCCCGTTAAGCTGATTAATATAGCGCAACTTCAAACTCCAGTAATCTCCTTTTATTTAGCAGATAATTGGTGTGTTTATAATTGCCAGTATTGTATTAATAATTGAAAGTGTACATATACTACAAAGCATGATCTCAAAACATTATTTTTCAAACTCAGTTTAGATGATTATCCATCGTTTCTACTAACAACCCGGGCTTAATTTGTCTCCGACATATAAAGTTTGTCTCTCAGTCGAGAAAAATCAATTGTGCTTACGTCCTTATTTAGACTTTGGTACCATCTTGTGAAATCTTAGGGTGTTTCAGAAAAAACACAAAGATAATCGTTGAATAGTGAAGTGGTAATATGCaggggatttttttattttagtgtgTTCCctctatttgtattttttgtatttatgtattgtCTGCTAAAAAAGGTGAACAGGGGTCTGACACACTGGAAGTTGTAAATTGTTGTCACTATTTTTGtgcaaataaagttttttttttttccacaaattgcTTTTTGAATAGCGGGAAAGAGAAGAAAGGAAAGTCAGAATATATGAAAACCTGAACAAAATACAatctttattcattatttacattACATACAATGCAATACTACAAGGCTTTCTACACATTCCACGGAGAAGTGCCGAGAGGTCGGACAGTACCGCGCTTGGAACTACCCGGTTCCACTCAGGGCTCGAGATGGATGACCATGTGGTTCAGCGAGGAGGAAATTAAACAATAATATTTGGCATCGCTTTCAAAGAAAAGgtgcttttgatttttttttttccccccctcttctCAGACACACGGCAACACACACAGCCTATTCCAACACAAAATTTGACCAGTGTTCGTGTAAAAGAAGCTTCTGGTGACTTCCCCTACTTGCGATAATGACGAGAAATCGTCAGTACGGTAAACAAATGCCATTCTGTGTGCAttaatgccatttttttttttagaatggcCACGCTGGAGTATGCAAGTCAGAAAAAGTCTAAATATTGGGGGGGAAGATTTTGGAGTGAgggaaaaaagtcaaaacattagcagaatttatttttttaattatgcttAGTCCATTTACAAAGCTTTAATTTGCACTACACGACTCAGTTGAGGGCATGAATCGTAACTCGCTAGAAATTTCCACTAAATATATTTGAGGCAAAAATGACAATTTTTGTATCGTTTTCTTTTTCCAAATTGTTTTTGCTACAATACGAAGAGACTAAATGCATGATTACGTACATGAAAAAACAAAGGGCatagttgattaaaaaaatatgtaaacaatggccacatattttttttcgatccaaaaataAGGTAAAACCGCGGAAATTGGCCATCTTTGCACGTGTTCCCTAACCGAGTCATATTAATCCCCCCCGGAA encodes:
- the podxl gene encoding podocalyxin, with the translated sequence MAATMRITCLLLSFSLLCDNVHADNATTAIGVTVATDAPTQGMTVATAKVSTVAIVATIKGVVDPVTQKLPTLAPMNGVTVKVTQAPTIPAVVTSLPVTMAAAPKVSPAPTQPQTKVAAPASSAPPTVGKAPLASVITTKASLAVATTGAAQDPNLNVITVTPKGKVSTDGTTATIQVPLRTTAIFKTTQGNVITAGTTATSLQQTSGMTKAAVTGQTTMGSPILASTATPAVTTTSAPPGATSFKRATMTTITGAYPKKFSYSLNNGQEKEEEKDLVEVCKRLMGNLRDGNCTLTWRHHKGKLVFDCVEINGKVKTALATQYYEEITKKPTDNKTLIAILASCGALLIMIIILAVCASHHRKPYNENQQHLTEELHTVENGYHDNPTLEVMEVQPEMQEKKMALNGEFSNDGWIVPIDNMLKEDIPEEEDTHL